A section of the Leptidea sinapis chromosome 26, ilLepSina1.1, whole genome shotgun sequence genome encodes:
- the LOC126972336 gene encoding tubulin--tyrosine ligase-like protein 12 gives MDGISLYNAFIALHKPQLMLSGVPEQFWYTLCKKLNNQIFDSGLSFQLVQIDYEDVEKKPYDPLWSVIAIRDIDQADSSHIYLIDHAWTFKANNIKRSLQNVPGLLQRMCNLMGITCNLVDEQIDEVSKQIWKYANTYSVAGNELSAEDRVPVWYIMDELGSGITHSDDPNFRAVPFIHIPEQITYTLLFPTKFTEEGETITRDFVEAQYHNPLQREAMLIPWKCYEHFNELFEQEEPNKKYFLEGHIVESLPDLDKVSSRNVTNNPLKVFSEYDIINEHLSSPDFEIVDNEAEADILWYLGHFKEYEQLSINSPNKFINQFPFEYVITIKDLLAIIARRCTSNKTNDKIFETSPIWFPTTFNMKTELPNLVAYYMQRKKLQFNNHWICKPYNLARGLDTYITDNSDFLCRLPLTGPKIAQKYIENPVLFQRPNIGAVKFDVRYVILLKSVNPTEVYIYNNFFLRFSNKAFELKDFEDYERHFTVMNYTEGVSLFRLLCEDFKTAWSEQYPSYDWTNIEKLIQDMFRELFIAATSKQPPLAIAKSPQSRALYAADIMLSWHQNGDQKSIQPKLLEVNWMPDCKRAAEYYPDFYNDVFSVLFLDKDVDSCTKIM, from the coding sequence ATGGACGGAATTTCGTTGTACAACGCTTTTATAGCATTACATAAACCTCAGCTGATGCTATCAGGTGTACCGGAACAATTTTGGTACACACTCTGCAAAAAACTAAACAATCAAATATTCGACTCGGGATTATCGTTTCAGTTAGTACAGATCGATTACGAAGATGTAGAAAAGAAACCATATGATCCCCTGTGGAGTGTGATTGCAATACGTGATATTGATCAAGCAGATTCTAgtcatatatatttaattgatcATGCCTGGACATTTAAAGCAAATAATATCAAAAGAAGCCTTCAAAATGTGCCTGGTCTTTTACAAAGGATGTGTAACTTAATGGGTATAACTTGTAACTTAGTTGATGAACAAATTGATGAAGTTTCTAAGCAGATATGGAAGTATGCAAATACTTATTCAGTTGCTGGAAATGAATTATCAGCAGAAGATAGAGTTCCTGTATGGTACATAATGGATGAACTAGGTTCAGGGATTACTCATTCAGATGATCCCAACTTCCGGGCTGTACCATTTATTCATATTCCAGAACAGATTACATACACACTCTTGTTTCCTACAAAGTTTACTGAAGAAGGTGAAACAATAACAAGGGATTTTGTTGAAGCCCAATATCACAATCCACTTCAAAGAGAAGCAATGCTAATTCCATGGAAGTGCTATGAACATTTTAATGAGTTATTTGAACAAGAGGAACCTAACAAGAAGTACTTTTTGGAGGGCCATATAGTTGAATCCTTACCAGATTTGGACAAAGTATCTAGTAGAAATGTCACAAACAATCCTTTGAAAGTGTTCTCagaatatgatattataaatgaGCATCTTTCATCACCAGACTTTGAAATTGTTGACAATGAAGCTGAGGCGGACATTCTGTGGTACTTAGGTCATTTCAAAGAATATGAACAGTTGAGCATTAATTCACCCAACAAATTTATTAATCAATTTCCATTTGAATATGTTATAACAATTAAAGATTTGTTAGCTATTATTGCAAGGAGGTGCACAAGTAATAAAACTaatgataaaatttttgaaacaaGCCCCATTTGGTTTCCTACAACATTTAATATGAAGACTGAACTACCAAATCTAGTAGCTTATTACATGCAAAGGAAAAAGCTTCAGTTCAATAACCATTGGATTTGTAAGCCATACAATCTAGCAAGAGGATTAGATACATATATAACTGATAACTCAGACTTTCTTTGTAGATTGCCATTAACAGGGCCAAAAATTGcccaaaaatatattgaaaatccAGTTCTCTTTCAACGGCCAAACATTGGAGCTGTAAAATTTGATGTGAGATATGTTATACTTTTAAAATCAGTAAATCCTACTGAggtttacatttacaataacttTTTCCTAAGATTTTCTAATAAGGCATTTGAACTCAAAGATTTTGAAGATTATGAAAGACATTTTACTGTTATGAATTACACTGAGGGGGTTTCACTCTTTCGACTATTATGTGAAGATTTCAAAACTGCTTGGTCTGAACAATATCCTTCCTATGATTGGACcaatattgaaaaattaattcaaGATATGTTTAGGGAATTGTTTATAGCAGCAACATCTAAACAACCTCCTTTGGCCATTGCTAAGAGTCCTCAATCTAGAGCACTTTATGCTGCCGATATAATGCTTTCTTGGCATCAAAATGGTGATCAAAAAAGCATTCAGCCTAAATTACTGGAAGTAAATTGGATGCCTGACTGTAAAAGAGCTGCAGAATATTACCCAGATTTTTATAATGATGTATTTTCAGTATTATTTTTAGACAAAGATGTAGACAGTTGCACTAAAATCATGTAA